ACCAATACTGGTTGTTGTGTTGTCGCTCCAGCTTCTACAGATAACGATTTAACTTTTCCATCACCAAGTGTGATCCCTGCATTAGGATCTAATGCTTTAAGAACACCTTCATCACCTGGTTTGTTTGCAATAAAATCATTGTCTTCTCCGATTGTTGTACCAATATCATATGCTTGTGCATCATTTAAATTAAACGTTAGTTTAGATGCTAATTTCTTAGAAGCATCAGCTGTCGTCAATTCTGATAATTTAACTTTTAATTCCCATGGTGTAGAAACAGTTTGTCTGTCATCATTGACAACCAAATATTGGTCACCTACCACAGTGTTATTAAACGTTGCTGAAGCTCCAACAGCTTTTTGCTCACCAAATTGGAAAGAAGACGGTTTCCAAACAAGTGATAAGTTGTTTTTATAAGGTTTGTTTTCCCCAGGGATCGTTGGTTCGTCTGACTTAAAGTTCACACCAACATCTGTTTTATCTTCATATGTTTTTGCATCAGCTGAGGTAGCAAATGCCATTAATGCTGCTGTTGATAATAAGGTAACTAATACTGCTTTTTTCATTTTTTTACCGTCCTTTTATATTGAAAAGTATAGATTGACGATAGTTATTGTTATAAGTTGTTCATTCTTTGTTTTATTATTGTAGAAGTTCTATTTGGTCTCTCAATAGAGTGAATAAGTAGGCAATCA
This genomic stretch from Enterococcus haemoperoxidus ATCC BAA-382 harbors:
- a CDS encoding WxL domain-containing protein; amino-acid sequence: MKKAVLVTLLSTAALMAFATSADAKTYEDKTDVGVNFKSDEPTIPGENKPYKNNLSLVWKPSSFQFGEQKAVGASATFNNTVVGDQYLVVNDDRQTVSTPWELKVKLSELTTADASKKLASKLTFNLNDAQAYDIGTTIGEDNDFIANKPGDEGVLKALDPNAGITLGDGKVKSLSVEAGATTQQPVLVKAKANDIKGGVSTLIKDVKLVVTDAQADKASGESFTGQVSWTLDDLQQ